A single Kryptolebias marmoratus isolate JLee-2015 linkage group LG7, ASM164957v2, whole genome shotgun sequence DNA region contains:
- the LOC112449858 gene encoding uncharacterized protein LOC112449858: MSTNSSSSLSVLPPLSSSSNSSTLPFYLTCQQSVPRRVIFSAYVVINACLLPLFLLILLMGLQWWRSRRSAGTKMSHSDFFTYNMMVPEIICVVGSVVFVLGSNSNKELLVLLGLFMFCIILPGQTLFHVLTCVDRYLAVVHPVPYMHRKDTLGVRIRTISTVCVWLLSALWVGIMKLYLPDFPTIPFFCFLGVCIWIIFFCCLSVLCALTRPGPGGAEDHRGQVDQSKRRAFDLILAITVTLHLRFVGLMVSFGLKNSILINLERFCAVLGSGIFLTLPSSLVLPLLFLHRAGKLPCCRKNAGSE, from the coding sequence ATGTCCAccaactcttcctcctccctcagtgtccttcctcctctctcctcttcctccaacTCCTCCACCCTCCCGTTCTACCTGACATGCCAGCAGTCGGTTCCCAGGCGGGTGATATTCTCCGCCTACGTCGTCATCAATGCGTGCCTCCTCccgctcttcctcctcatcctcctcatgGGTCTCCAGTGGTGGAGGAGTCGGCGCTCTGCGGGGACGAAGATGAGCCACTCGGACTTCTTCACCTACAACATGATGGTTCCAGAGATCATCTGCGTCGTTGGATCTGTTGTCTTCGTTCTGGGGTCCAACTCCAACAAggagctgctggtgctgctgggTCTGTTCATGTTCTGTATCATCTTACCGGGACAGACCCTGTTCCACGTCCTGACCTGTGTGGACCGCTACCTGGCTGTAGTTCACCCCGTCCCCTACATGCACAGAAAGGACACGCTCGGAGTCAGGATTCGAACCATCAGCACCGTTTGTGTTTGGCTGCTGAGCGCGTTATGGGTGGGGATCATGAAGTTGTATTTGCCTGATTTCCCCACCATccctttcttctgctttttaggCGTGTGCATCTGGattatatttttctgctgtctttCTGTTCTCTGTGCTCTAACTCGTCCAGGCCCTGGGGGGGCGGAGGACCACAGGGGCCAGGTCGACCAATCAAAGCGCAGAGCTTTTGACTTGATCTTAGCCATAACGGTGACTCTGCATCTGAGGTTTGTGGGGCTCATGGTCagctttggtttaaaaaacagcatcttAATAAACCTGGAAAGGTTTTGTGCGGTGCTGGGATCAGGAATCTTTCTGACGCTACCCAGCAGTCTGGTTCTGCCTCTGCTGTTTCTGCACCGAGCAGGAAAACTGCCGTGTTGCAGGAAGAACGCTGGATCAGAATAA